Within the Setaria viridis chromosome 3, Setaria_viridis_v4.0, whole genome shotgun sequence genome, the region TAACAACAGatgaaaaaaattatatcaaaCGTAGCTACAAGATCCAACTCTAGAGCAGACTGCTATTCAATTCAGCTATAGCAATCCACCTCAAAATAGAAATAAACTAATATCAGAGGATCCACATGGAAGCTTTCCAGAAAAATTAGTAAAAATCCCTATCCAAAATCGTCACACTCGCTGCACCACTCACCCACCCACCAGAACCTTCCCGAACGGACTCTGTAACTTTTCTAACCGGTTTTATCCTTACCCGCGTCCTCTGCAGTCTGCACCTAAACTAGCGGGTCCATGACCCCACATGCCAGCGCACACAGTCCAAGGTGTCTTAACTTCCGCGTTACTCATGCCTCGGCGCTTTTGGCACGCAAGTCGCCAACAGTGGCAGGCCCAGATCTGGTTGCTAGCCACGCAGTCACGTCGGCCACGTATAGTAAGATGAGCAACTGACTTATGGGCCCAGGTCTGTGTTGGCCCACTTGTCATTGGAATGGAAGGATTCGTTCAGGGAAGCTACGCGGTAGGGGAGGGAGACCGGACCGGCACGTCCCGGGCACGAGCTCGTCAACCCCCGACTCCGTCCGCACTCTCCCTCTCGTGACTTCCAAAATTCCGCTCCTTCCTCCGGTGCCTCCACCTCGACGATGCCAAAACCCTAGCGCGAACCCCACCTCTCCCCGTCCTGTTCCTCGGGGCGCGGCAGCCATGGCGGAGCCGGCGCTCCTCGACCCCTCCCCCTTCGACCTCCGCCACTACCCGACGCACATCTTCGACCCGGACCtacccctcgccggcggcgacctcccGCTCGaattcgccggcgacgacggcctcgACTTCGACCTGCCAGTCGATTTCTCCATCGACGACTTCCTCCTCCGGTCCCccgaccgcggcggcgacggagacgaCTCCGGCGAGGGCtcggccgccggatccggccccgccgcgtcctcctccgcctccccggccacctccgccgccaacTCCGCCGTGGCCAACGCCGGCGACCGCGAGGTGAAGCACGAGGACTCGGACGAGGGAAGGAGCGGCGCCGCCCCGAGCTGGAGCCTCAAGCGGAAGCAGGCGAGCCCCGGGGCGAGCTCGGACGGGGTCAAGTGCCGCCgatccggcgacggcgagctctcCCCATCAGTGTCGGCGTCGGCTTCGGCGTCGCGGGCCGCCGCGGAGGACTCCGACGAgagaggcgcgggcggcgaggaagaagacaaGCGCCGGACTGCGCGTCTGATGCGGAACCGGGAGAGCGCGCAGCTGTCGCGGCAGAGGAAGAAGCGGTACGTCGAGGAGCTGGAGGAGAAGGTGAAGTCGATGCACTCGGTCATAAACGACCTCAATTCTAAGATCTCCTTCATAGTGGCCGAGAACGCCACACTTAGGCAGCAGctcggtggtggtggggtgagTGCCCCGCCACCTGGGGTgtatccaccgccgccgctgccgggcaTTCATTTCCCATGGGTTCCTGGGTATGCAATGCGGCCTCATGGCTCCCATGTCCCACTTGTGCCTATCCCGCGGTTGAAGCCACAGCAAGCAGCGGCTGCAGCGAAGGTATCCAAAAAACCAGAGGTCAAGAAGACTGTGGAGAACAAGAGTAAGACCAAGACCAAGAAGGTTGCGAGTGTTAGTCTTCTTGGTTTGCTGTTCGTTGCGCTTATTTTTGGTGCTTTTGTTCCGGGGTTCAATCATAATTTCGGAATGAGTGGCAGGCGCAACGATGTGATGTTTGGAAATTTTGGCCATTCTGATGCTAGGGTGTTTAGTGTCACTAACCATGGCAAAGGACCTAAAGGTGGTCTAAACAGTAGTGACATGACCGATACTGATCCTGGAATGATGACTGGGAATTCTGATGGAGCTGGGCAGAAGCATCGGCCTGCACATAACTCCAGTGAGATTTTGCCGGCTTTGTTATATGTGCCGAGGAATGGAAAACATGTTAAGATCAACGGCAATTTGATTATTCATTCCGTGCTTGCAAGTGAGAAAGCAGTGGCACATAGGGCCTCAAATGGCCAGTCTGTTAAAGATCACAAGGAGACTAGCGTTGCTATAGCTCGGTATCTGTCACCATCTGGAAAGGATGAAAATTCAAAGGGAACCTTCCCGCCAGATGCAGCACTGCCACAGTGGTTTCGGGAAGGAATGGAAGGTAAGCAGTAAGCACATCAATGTTAATTTATTTAGAAATATCACATTCTTTGTTTATTTGTAGTACCGCATTCATGAAATCCATCTGTCATCGTCTGTAGCATTCAGATATCCCCTTATGTGCTGCAGTAATTGTTAATGATTCTTGCATTTGTTATTCAAGGTATACAAAATATATTTAAATAATAATTCATTCATCTCCAGATGTAGAATATAAAAATTGAAATTTTTCTATGCAAAGAATACGGATCTAAATGGTAAATAAAATCAAGGCACTTGTAGCAAAACACGCAAGCAGTGAGCAGGTTAGATTGGAAATGAAGTTATTTAAAGTTGCCAGATGGTAATATGACATGGTAGCTCGTTGGGAAAAGGGAATATGTCCATACTCAAGGTCTCTTCCTTCTAGCAATCAAGAAAGGGCTAGCTTAGTAATTAGCAGTTGTATTATTGCCTTTCATGGTGGGAAATATCTATAATTGTGATAGCCATGCCATATGGACCCATAAGAACTGACGCGTGTTATGCTTAGTTTATTTTACTTCTGTGTCATGTATGTGTTGATATCTATGATGGCATTAGGGGAATTTCATCTTGGATATGGAGTTTATCCAAAAAAACCTTGGATATGATAATCTTTGTATGTTAATTATGTTTTTGCACTCCACCCATTTCTGATGCTGCAAAGAGTACACGCATAGCATTACAGCCAATGCTAAAAAAAGTCACGAAATCTTATGAATTATGATATGTTCAAGCATAGTGCAAACTTAGAAGTAAAGTTGCTGCATCTTAGAAGATAATTTTTGACATGAAATCTGAAATTTGCTGGTTTTGGTCGTAGAATTAATTGCAGAGGTTGCTTTTCCTGATAAAATGCGAACTCAATGTGAAAATATTCACTAGATTGTAGAAGGGAAGAGGCATCAAATCGGAACTCTCAATGATGATGTTGTGTTCATTTTGTAGTAGGCATCACAGATTTTTTGGCTGACATTTCTTGTCAGTATCTTCCCGTCTTTGAGTTTTGATACTCCTTGAGTGTTTCTCTATAGTGTCTTACTCTGTGATTTGTATATAACTATTTTCAGGACCAATTTTGAACTCGGGAATGTGCAGTGAGGTATTCCAGTTCGACATTTCTGCAGCTTCTGCCAAATCTGGTGGTATTATACCTGCTTCTCCAACTGTGAACTCCTCGAGTGTCAATGCTACCCAGAAAATTCCAAAATCTGGTGGCAAGTTGAAAAACAGGAGGATCATGTATAATGAGGCGATTCCACTCACTGGAAAAACGGTGAACAGCACAGAGCCTCGGACTTTTAACAGTACTTCTGAAAGCAGCAAGGTACCTGATAGCAAGCCAGCATCATCAGTTGTTGTCTCTGTGCTAGCTGATCCCAGGGAGGCTGGCAATGGAGATGGTGATCCAAGAGTATCGCCGAAACCTCTCTCCAGGATATTTGTTGTCGTTCTCCTTGACGGTGTCAGATATGTGACTTACTCTTGCACACTTCCTTTCAAGAGTGCCAGCCCTCACCTTGTGAACTAAACCGTGGGGGTGGGTCAGTGCAGCACTGTGGTTCTTCAGCGGCTAGACAGGCCTAAATCATGTAGTGCTGCTTGCTAACAGTGGAAATAGACTTTCAGACTTCGTGTGCACTCAGCCCGAGGTAATTCGAGTTTCTCGAAGGTTTGTAGTGGAGACTGGTGAATGTTGTTCTGCAAGTTCAAATTTAACTTATGCAGTTTGTGCTGCTATGTAGTCGAGTTCTTATACTCACCTCTGTCTGGTATATAATCCTGGAGAGCTGGAAAATGTAACAGTTGACGAGGGAAGTCAAGAACTCGAGAGCAAACTATGTACTGATATATGCAGTTTTTTTACTGATAAGTTAATATATATAAGATGCTTAAAATTTCCAAACGGATTATTCGCCCTTTGATTTCTCCAATTTGTTCTTTTTTATCAAGCCTCTGCCGTTTTACTGAGAGCTTCtcacttactccctccgttacaatttcccctccgttccaaattatccCTCCgattcaaattgtaagtcgtaaaaatgctaaaataaccACGGAGGGTGTGCAACCAAGCTTTTTATTTAAATCTTGACGTATATTCttaagagtaaattgcacccattGCACTAGTGCAGATTGGTAATGCTCAATCTAGTTCACCCATTATACAACAACTTGGTGGTGCAGATTGAGATTGGTAATGCGGTGCAGATTGAGATTGGTAATGCTCAATCTAGTTCATATCTTATTGGGTGGTAATGCTCAATCTAGTTCAATATCTTATTAGGTGGGTGCAGATTAGTCCTAGagcttgtaaaatgctcaatttaatGCAATATAATTTGGCAAATTGGTGCATCCGTGGTCCAAATGTTATAACAAGAATATATTTGCTACCGCGCTAGAGTATATTCACATCGGAACCAGTTATATGCTCCAGCATTTAGAAAATTAATGTTATGTCCTCATATTAATTTTGTTATAGGATGATTTAATTTTGATTATGAATATTTAATTTCCTATTCAATATTAATAAGTTCACCTTCAATATTTTTACatgtttgattatatgcattttttCATAAAAACTCCAATATATTAATAAAATCTAATAATACCTTTTATAAATTTggaataaatatttttaaaggTTCATGTAAAAGTAAAATAAGCTAAGGTAACAGAAACAAATATGCTTCTCTATGGTCGTTTAATACATGAGTAGAAGCACCGAAGAAACCTAAGGTCATAGGATCTCTCTTATAGACTTTTGTCTTTCAGTAATACCAATAGCATAAAATTTGATTCAATTTTAACTAACTAACAAATAAGTTATGTACACAATTGAGAAGTAATAGACTGATCATGATTAACGActtttattgataaaaaaataaaaattattaatTGGAAGAAAATTCACATGTCGATCTACTTTGCATAATACGTCGTTGTTGTAGAGTCGCACCAATTTGCCAAGTTATTGTACAAAATTAAGcattttataagttgttggaccaatttgCACCCACCTGTCaaattattgtactagattgagtaCTTtccaagttgttggaccaatttgCACCTTCCtgacaagttattgtactagattgaacATTTTACGAGTTGTTGGCATCTAAAAAGTTATTGTATGGTAGGTGCAATTTACTCATATTCTTACAACCCCATCTTGGGACATCAGCTAACATTTTAGAACGAAATAGCACGACGCAAAGGGGAACTCGAACACCGCAAGCGCCAAGACCTATAAGTTTTCAACTCTCAACTCACTCACGAAGAACACTTCAACAAAAGTACATGGATCGATTTGTTGTAGATTTCATCCAGATATGATCATCTTTTATTAGCGGATTCCCAAAATCAGAGAGAACCACCATTTTATGTAATTGTATCTGGAgtactttttaaaaaaaatagagagatcTTTATTAGTCGCTCGTAGAAAAGTTACTATCTTGAGCAATTAGTTGCTCAATACACACGGGGAAGCGATTGCGACATACGACGGTGTAGGCAGGATTTTCACTCTGGGTATTCATTGTGAGAAAACATGAAATTCTTTGGCAAGGATAGTGATTGTTGGGCCTTCGTACATATGTGAACACTAGGAGTATAAACATTTTGTCCAAAGCTAGGGGTATTCATGTGAATACCCTGGCTACGCCCATGACAATTTTTTAGATTAAGACGCCCATGACAATATACTGCTTTATGGTTTAGCCGCTTTGCCATCGTGTTTGTGACAATATTCCTATGACCTATCTCTGTTTACATAAGTCTT harbors:
- the LOC117849705 gene encoding bZIP transcription factor 39; amino-acid sequence: MAEPALLDPSPFDLRHYPTHIFDPDLPLAGGDLPLEFAGDDGLDFDLPVDFSIDDFLLRSPDRGGDGDDSGEGSAAGSGPAASSSASPATSAANSAVANAGDREVKHEDSDEGRSGAAPSWSLKRKQASPGASSDGVKCRRSGDGELSPSVSASASASRAAAEDSDERGAGGEEEDKRRTARLMRNRESAQLSRQRKKRYVEELEEKVKSMHSVINDLNSKISFIVAENATLRQQLGGGGVSAPPPGVYPPPPLPGIHFPWVPGYAMRPHGSHVPLVPIPRLKPQQAAAAAKVSKKPEVKKTVENKSKTKTKKVASVSLLGLLFVALIFGAFVPGFNHNFGMSGRRNDVMFGNFGHSDARVFSVTNHGKGPKGGLNSSDMTDTDPGMMTGNSDGAGQKHRPAHNSSEILPALLYVPRNGKHVKINGNLIIHSVLASEKAVAHRASNGQSVKDHKETSVAIARYLSPSGKDENSKGTFPPDAALPQWFREGMEGPILNSGMCSEVFQFDISAASAKSGGIIPASPTVNSSSVNATQKIPKSGGKLKNRRIMYNEAIPLTGKTVNSTEPRTFNSTSESSKVPDSKPASSVVVSVLADPREAGNGDGDPRVSPKPLSRIFVVVLLDGVRYVTYSCTLPFKSASPHLVN